The Ruania halotolerans genome contains the following window.
CATCCCGTGGATGAAGAGCCGGTACGCGGCCTGGCCCTCAGCCAACCAGGCGTCTCGATCCACGGCCGGATCGGGCAGCCGCTTGGCGACGAAGCCGCCCTTGGATCCGGTGGGCACGATCACCGCGTTCTTCACCATCTGAGCCTTCACCAGACCGAGCACCTCGGTACGGAAGTCCTCTCGTCGATCACTCCACCGCAACCCGCCGCGGGCCACGTACCCGAACCGGAGGTGCACGCCCTCCACGCGAGGGGAGTACACCCAGATCTCGGCCATCGGTACCGGGGCCGGGATACCCGGCACGCTCCGGCACTCGAGCTTCAGGCTGACCTGCTCACGGGCACCGCCGTCTTCATCGGTGAGGTAGTAGTTGGTGCGCAACGTCGCTCGGATCACGCCGGTGAAGGTGCGCACGATGCGGTCGTAGTCGAGGCTGGTGATCTGCTCCAGGGCGGCATCGATCTCGGCGAGGATCTGCAGTTGGGCCTGCTCCCGCTCCTCGCCCTGATCGCCCGGGTATCGATCCGGGTCGAACCTCGCCTCGAACAGCGCCACCAGAGATGCGGCCGTGCGCGGATTCGCCACCAGCGCGTCCTCGAGGTACTCCACACTGAACGTCGAACCGACCTGGCGCACGTAGCGCGCAATGGTGCGCAGGATGATCACCTGCCGCCAACTCAACCCCGCCCGCAGCACGAGTGCACCGAGGGAGTCAGACTCCGACCGCCCATCCCGTACGGCGAGGAACGCGTCCTCGAAACCACGCGCCAGTTCCGTGCCCTCGGGCCATTCGCTGCCCTCATGCACCCGCAGACCGAAGTCGTAGACATAGCGGACCGTTCCGCCGTCGTCGGTGATCCGGTACGGGCGCTCATCCACCACGTCCACACCGAGGTCGGTGAAGGCAGGGAGGATATCGGTGAGCACGATCGGTTGAGCACGGTAGACCTTGATGCGGCGATGCACCGGCGAGTCCGGACCGGGCTCGTACAGTCGCACGCGGGTCTGGTTGCCTTCCACGCTCACGAGCTGAGCGAGATCAGCGACAGCCCCCGCTGCGTCAACATCCTCCTTGTAGGCCTCCGGGAAACCCCGAACGAAGGCAACGACCTGTTCTTCGTGGTCCTGCCCGTGTAAGGCATCGAGGAGGTCCTCCTCCCAGGTGCGGGTGGCGGCGATCAGCGGTGGTTGCAGTTCGGCCTCGGTCACGTCCGGGATCGAGACGCCGCGTGGCATCCGCACCACCGCATGTAACTGGGCGAGGGGTGAGTCGCTCACCCGGGTGGTGAAGTCCACCTGCTCGGCGCCAAACGATTCCCGCAGGAGCTCAGCCAGGCGGAGCCGCACCGTGGTGTTGTACCGGTCCCGCGGCAGGTACACCAGCACCGAGACGAACCGGCCGAACTCGTCCCGGCGCAGGAACAGCTTCGCTCGGCGCCGTTGTTCCAGGTGCATGACCTGCTCGGCCACTTCCCAGAGCTGATCGGCATCGCTCTGGAAGAGTTCATCGCGTGGGTACGCCTCGAGGATCTGCAGGAGATCCTTCCCGGAGTGACTGTGCGAGGAGAAGCCGCTGCGTTCCAGGACGCCGCGGACCTTCTCTGCCACGATCGGGAGGCGAAGGACGGACTCGGCGTAAGCGGCGGAGGTGAACATGCCGAGGATGCGCCGTTCACCCGTGACGTTCCCGTCCGGGTCGAATGTGCGGACTCCGATGTAGTCCAGGTAGACGGGGCGGTGCACGGTCGCCCGGGAGTTCGCCTTGGTGATGGTGAGCAATCGGGGGGTGCGCGCGCTGATCCGGGCCTCGGGCCGCAGGCGGGCGTAGATGCCGGGGCCCTCGGGGGCGTCATGCAGGATGCCCAGACCGGTTCCCTCGATGGGGCTCAGCACGTCCTCCCCGTCGCGTTCTTGAAGTTCGTACTCGCGGTAGCCGAGGAACGTGAAATGGTCCCGGGCCAGCCAGGTGAGGAAGTTCTCGGTGGGCTCCACATCCGCCGGGTCCACAGTGGGCGGCGCGCCCGCCTGCATCTCGCGCGCGATCTCCTCGCACCGCAGCCGCATGGCGGCCCAGTCGCTGACGGCGTTGCGCACATCCCTGAGCACGCCCTCCAGGCGCTCGGTCAGCTCGGCGCGCCGTTGCTCAGACATCCGCTCGACGGCGAACAGCATCCAGGATTCCACCGTGCCGGCAGTGGTGGGCGGGCGTTCCTCACGCACCTGGGTGAGGGTGCCTGACTCATCGCGGCGTACTGCGACGGTCGGGTGCACCACGAGATCGACGAGGTGTCCCCCCGTGGAGAGGGCCGCCGTCACCGAGTCGACCAAGAAGGGCATGTCATCGGTGCACACCTGGACGAGGGTGTGTGCAGCTGACCATGCCGTGGTGGTCCCTTCCGGGGCGCTGACCTGCACCAGTGTCTGCTTGGGGGCTCGGCGTTCGGCGAGGGCGCGCATCGCGCGGACGATGCCGACTGCCTCGGCCGGCGATCGTTCGGCCAGATCCTCGGTTGCGACGTGCTCCAGGAGCCGCTCGACCAGCCAGGTGTCCCCCTCGCCGGCGGTCTCGATGATTCGGGCCATCACCTGGTCGCGGTCAGGAAGCCGATCAGAGAGCTTCATGGAGTCCATACCTCATCATCCGCTCGGGCTGTCTATCCGGCGTACGTCGCTGTACCAGCGCAGTGTATCCAGCACCGACGGCAGGCCGGGGCCGATCGCGGCGATGCGTGCGACTCCCTGAACTGCCACCCTCCATGCGCCGCTCCCGCGAGGGTCTCCTGGAGGCCACGTCTCACCCCCCTTCTCACCCTCCTCACCCTCTGGCGACCTGAAATCTCACCCATGGAGATCTGCACAGGAGCAGGGCAAGCTATCGCAACGCTGCTAGAAACGACTGTGGCACCTCTCGATCTGCCGGAGTGGGCCAGTGGCCCATCATCCGGGGCAGATTCATGAGGTACCGCCAGCCGCGTCGCCGCGGCTCCCTGACCGCTCGGGGCGGGGGTGTTTCCCCCATTTCGCCCCCGCCCCGAGCTCATCAGGTACGGCGGACGAGGATGCCTACGGGCCGCCGTGTTCAGCGCGGACGGTTCAGAGGCCGAGCTCGGGCCAGGCGCTGAACTTCGGCCGATGAAGCAACTCCACGTTCGCGCGCACCTCGTCCGCAGTCTGCATCCCGAGCACCACGGAGGCGACCTCAGGCCGTCGAAGCGGGTACTCCACGGCCAGCTGCGGCAGGGTGGCACCGTGCGCCGTGGCAGTGCCCGCCATCGCCCTGGCTCGATCCAGCACCTCGGCGGCGGCCGGCTCGTAGTCGAATGTGGCCTGCTCGGGCACGGTGTCCCGGGCCAGGATGCCCGAGTTGAACACCCCGGCCAGCACCACGCGTCGCGTTCCCGCTGCGGCGCTGACCTGGTCGAAGCCGTCCTGGCGTAGCACCGTGTACCGGCCGGCCAGCATCACGGTGTCGATGTCGTACCGCTGCAGAGCCTCAATTGCCGTGGCCGTATCGTTTGTCCCCACCCCCACCGCTCGCACGGCTCCTTCCTCACGTAGCTCCAGCAGCGCCGTCACGGCCTGGGCCAGGGCATCGGGAACATCGCTCACGTCCGGGTCGTGCACGAGGGCAATGTCCACGTGCGCCAGGCCGAGGCGGTCCAGGCTGCTGGCGAGACTGCGACGCACCGAGTCCCGGTCGAACCCCCACGTTCGCGTGAGATCCCCGGCCACCTCGAACATCTCATCGTCCTGAGGCAGCGGCGGCACCCTGGGCACGAGGAGGCGTCCCACCTTGGTCGATACCACGAACTCCTCTCGCGGCCGGCCAGCGAGCCCGGCACCCAGCCGCCGTTCGGAGAGCCCCAGCCCGTAGTGCGGGGCGGTGTCGAAGTAGCGGATACCGCCATCCCACGCTGCTTCGACCGTGGCGCGCGAGGTGTCGTCGTCGATCGCTTGATAGAGGTTGCCCAGCCCGGCGGCGCCGAACCCGATCTCGGTCAGGTCGAGGGCACCGCCCCCGGCGCGAATCTCACGAGTCTGCAACGGGTCTCACCTCTGCGAGTCGGTATACCCGGGAGGCGTTGCCCCCCATGACGGCGGCCCGGTCCGTGGAGGAGAGCCCGTCCAGTAGCGTCTGGGCAGCGCCGGCCCACTGCGGTGCGTCGCCGCGCAGCCACACCACCGGCCAGTCCGTACCGAACAGCAACCGATCCGGTCCGAACGCCTCCAGTGCCAGGTCCACAGCGGGCCGTAGACCGTCCGCGGTACAGGCGGTCGGGTCGAGGGGGCCCAATCCGGAGACCTTCGCCAGCACGTGCTGATGGCCCGCCAGGGCGGTCAGGTCACGCGCCCAGTCTGCCCACGCGTCGCTGCCGAACGGCGGATTCCCCAGATGGTCGAGCACCAGTGTGGTGGCGTGGCTCTCAGCCAGACGTACCGCCTGACCGAGCTGTTCAGGGCGCAGCACCAGGTCCAGGGCCAACCCCAGATCTCCGAGGGTGGTGATCCCGGGGGCGCGTTCGGGGCGCAGCAGCGCCTCGTCGTCGGGGTCCTGATGGGCGAGGTGCCGGATCCCCACCAACCCCGCGCCCCGGCCTCCGAGTGATCCGACCGTGGCGGCAACGTCACCGGCAAGGTCCACCCAGCCGACGACGCCACGCACCCGAGCGCCATCGATAAGCCCGAGAAGTTCCGCAGTCTCGGCAATGCTGTGCGCCGATTGCACGAGCACCGCCCCGTCGATTCCGCAGGCGTCCTGCATGGCGGCCAGGTCGGCCACCGCGAAGTCGCGGTCGATCGGCTGCATCGCCTCCGGATCGATCCACGGCTGCGGGGTCCGGTGCCGGTTCCACAGGTGCGCATGCGCATCGATGATGGCCGATGGGGGCACCGGGCCGGCGGTCTCTGCCGTCACTGTGGCCGCAACCGGAGCTCGTGCATACCGCCGTCCACGGCGAGACTGACTCCCACTGTGGAGCTGCTGGCGGGGTTGGCCAGGTACGCGACGGCGCCGGCCACCTCCGCCGCGCTCACCAGGCGCCCGTGCGGCTGACGGGCTTCCAATGCCGCCCGTTCCGCTGCCGGGTCATCGGCGGCGTCCAACAGGCGCCCGATCCACGGGGTATCTGCCGTGCCCGGACTCACGCAGTTCACCCGGATCCCTTCGCGCACATGATCGGCAGCCATCGCCCGCGTCAGAGCCAGCACGGCGCCTTTCGACGCGCTGTACAAGGCGCGCTGGGGCAGTCCAGCGGTGGCGGCGATCGAGCTGACGTTCACGATCGACGCGTACGAGGAGGCACGCAGATGCGGCAGGCAGGCGCGGCTCGCCCGGACCATCCCGATGACGTTCACGTCCAGCACGGCCGCCCACTGCTCGTCGGTGTTGTCCGCCACGGTGCCCTGGGCGCCAATTCCGGCGTTGTTCACCAGGATGTCGATCGCGCCGTAGGTGGCCACCACCTGCTCGACGGCGGTTCGCACCCCCGCGTCATCGGTGACGTCCGCGTGCAGGGCACGGACGCCGTCGGGAAGACCGTGAACGGTGGACGGCTCGCCGGCCGGGATGTCCCGGTCCAGCACCATCACGCGGGCGCCATCGGCGTGCAGGCGCGTGGCGATCGCGGCGCCGATGCCGGACGCCCCACCGGTGACGACGGCGACCAGACCTTCGAAATCCTTGGTCATGAGGACGAGCCCATCACGGTGCGCTGCTTGCCGAGGCCCTCGATCTCCACCTCGACCACGTCGCCCTCACTGAGGTACGGGAAGCGCCCGGAGAGCGCGACGCCCTCAGGGGTTCCGGTGAGGATCACATCGCCCGGGTCGAGCGCCAGATACTGGCTCAGGTGCCACAC
Protein-coding sequences here:
- a CDS encoding NAD-glutamate dehydrogenase, which codes for MDSMKLSDRLPDRDQVMARIIETAGEGDTWLVERLLEHVATEDLAERSPAEAVGIVRAMRALAERRAPKQTLVQVSAPEGTTTAWSAAHTLVQVCTDDMPFLVDSVTAALSTGGHLVDLVVHPTVAVRRDESGTLTQVREERPPTTAGTVESWMLFAVERMSEQRRAELTERLEGVLRDVRNAVSDWAAMRLRCEEIAREMQAGAPPTVDPADVEPTENFLTWLARDHFTFLGYREYELQERDGEDVLSPIEGTGLGILHDAPEGPGIYARLRPEARISARTPRLLTITKANSRATVHRPVYLDYIGVRTFDPDGNVTGERRILGMFTSAAYAESVLRLPIVAEKVRGVLERSGFSSHSHSGKDLLQILEAYPRDELFQSDADQLWEVAEQVMHLEQRRRAKLFLRRDEFGRFVSVLVYLPRDRYNTTVRLRLAELLRESFGAEQVDFTTRVSDSPLAQLHAVVRMPRGVSIPDVTEAELQPPLIAATRTWEEDLLDALHGQDHEEQVVAFVRGFPEAYKEDVDAAGAVADLAQLVSVEGNQTRVRLYEPGPDSPVHRRIKVYRAQPIVLTDILPAFTDLGVDVVDERPYRITDDGGTVRYVYDFGLRVHEGSEWPEGTELARGFEDAFLAVRDGRSESDSLGALVLRAGLSWRQVIILRTIARYVRQVGSTFSVEYLEDALVANPRTAASLVALFEARFDPDRYPGDQGEEREQAQLQILAEIDAALEQITSLDYDRIVRTFTGVIRATLRTNYYLTDEDGGAREQVSLKLECRSVPGIPAPVPMAEIWVYSPRVEGVHLRFGYVARGGLRWSDRREDFRTEVLGLVKAQMVKNAVIVPTGSKGGFVAKRLPDPAVDRDAWLAEGQAAYRLFIHGMLDITDNRETGSVRPPDQVVRHDGDDPYLVVAADKGTATFSDIANGISAEHDFWLDDAFASGGSAGYDHKAMGITARGAWESTKRHFAEMGRNSQAEDFTCVGIGDMSGDVFGNGMLLSEHIRLVAAFDHRHVFLDPSPDAAASYAERRRLFDLPRSTWADYDSAWISEGGGVYPRTAKSIEITPQVREALGLGEEITSLTPAELIRSALLAPVDLLFNGGIGTYIKASSESHNEIGDRANDAIRVDGSELRCEVFVEGGNLGASQLGRIEAATHGVRINTDAIDNSAGVATSDREVNIKILLTALVKEGVLDLDSRNELLASMTEEVAAQVLRDNYVQNVLLGNSRDQAHAMLTVHQRLIHWLEERGELDRTLEFLPSDTEIAERDAAGTGLTRPEFAVLVAYAKLALKADLATTDLPDGAWFSRTLSAYFPEPLRARYGDAINEHPLRREIIVNDVVNSMVNRGGITFAFRATDETGATSEQVARAFVACREIFDLESYVAEVEQLDLQVPTDVQTRMYIDFRRLLDRSSRWMVLRRPDAVDVAEEVDRFAAPVQSLMGRLPQLMSGPAQRRCADLAAELVEAGVGEDLAARTSTLLPALALLDVVEIANETGEDLEAVAALYFALSARFHVSALLDRIAALPLDDRWGALARAAVRDDLTGALRDLTRTVQKTTPAEESPERRVQVWAGQAGAALDRAEQALPEVAGLRGAGLAPLSVAVRALRSLVQA
- a CDS encoding aldo/keto reductase codes for the protein MQTREIRAGGGALDLTEIGFGAAGLGNLYQAIDDDTSRATVEAAWDGGIRYFDTAPHYGLGLSERRLGAGLAGRPREEFVVSTKVGRLLVPRVPPLPQDDEMFEVAGDLTRTWGFDRDSVRRSLASSLDRLGLAHVDIALVHDPDVSDVPDALAQAVTALLELREEGAVRAVGVGTNDTATAIEALQRYDIDTVMLAGRYTVLRQDGFDQVSAAAGTRRVVLAGVFNSGILARDTVPEQATFDYEPAAAEVLDRARAMAGTATAHGATLPQLAVEYPLRRPEVASVVLGMQTADEVRANVELLHRPKFSAWPELGL
- a CDS encoding amidohydrolase family protein — encoded protein: MTAETAGPVPPSAIIDAHAHLWNRHRTPQPWIDPEAMQPIDRDFAVADLAAMQDACGIDGAVLVQSAHSIAETAELLGLIDGARVRGVVGWVDLAGDVAATVGSLGGRGAGLVGIRHLAHQDPDDEALLRPERAPGITTLGDLGLALDLVLRPEQLGQAVRLAESHATTLVLDHLGNPPFGSDAWADWARDLTALAGHQHVLAKVSGLGPLDPTACTADGLRPAVDLALEAFGPDRLLFGTDWPVVWLRGDAPQWAGAAQTLLDGLSSTDRAAVMGGNASRVYRLAEVRPVADS
- a CDS encoding SDR family NAD(P)-dependent oxidoreductase, whose translation is MTKDFEGLVAVVTGGASGIGAAIATRLHADGARVMVLDRDIPAGEPSTVHGLPDGVRALHADVTDDAGVRTAVEQVVATYGAIDILVNNAGIGAQGTVADNTDEQWAAVLDVNVIGMVRASRACLPHLRASSYASIVNVSSIAATAGLPQRALYSASKGAVLALTRAMAADHVREGIRVNCVSPGTADTPWIGRLLDAADDPAAERAALEARQPHGRLVSAAEVAGAVAYLANPASSSTVGVSLAVDGGMHELRLRPQ